A single region of the Alteriqipengyuania flavescens genome encodes:
- a CDS encoding DUF4136 domain-containing protein, which produces MFRRIQGASKVAKLAAAPILLAGLGACTTGFNADVSRFESQLPAPTGQTFAVIADDPELAGGLEFSQYADFVEEEMALLGYTPTDNPEAADLLVRFDYGVDNGRTRVRSSGFGYGGDPFYDRWYGYRGPRTVYRRVRTRDGRVAVVPTRAWGYGYHDPFFRRGNDVWADTVYTSGIDMKIDRAATGERLFEGKAQALSTSNRLQYLVPNLVEAMFTDFPGNSGETVRISVKPEDQPVRRR; this is translated from the coding sequence ATGTTCCGACGTATCCAGGGGGCATCCAAGGTCGCGAAACTGGCCGCTGCCCCGATCCTTCTCGCAGGCCTTGGCGCCTGCACCACCGGCTTTAACGCCGATGTATCCCGTTTCGAAAGCCAGCTCCCGGCCCCGACCGGACAGACGTTCGCTGTCATTGCCGACGATCCAGAACTGGCCGGCGGCCTCGAGTTTTCGCAGTATGCGGACTTCGTCGAGGAAGAGATGGCGCTGCTCGGCTACACGCCGACCGACAACCCGGAAGCCGCCGATCTGCTCGTGCGCTTCGACTACGGGGTCGACAACGGGCGCACCCGCGTCCGGTCCAGCGGCTTCGGCTATGGTGGCGATCCGTTCTACGACCGCTGGTATGGCTATCGCGGCCCGCGCACCGTGTATCGCCGTGTGCGCACGCGTGATGGCCGCGTCGCCGTCGTGCCGACCCGTGCCTGGGGCTATGGCTACCACGATCCGTTCTTCCGCCGCGGCAACGATGTGTGGGCCGACACGGTCTACACCAGCGGCATCGACATGAAGATCGACCGCGCCGCGACCGGCGAGCGACTGTTCGAAGGCAAGGCGCAGGCCCTGTCGACCAGCAATCGCCTGCAGTACCTGGTCCCCAACCTGGTCGAAGCGATGTTCACCGACTTCCCCGGCAATTCGGGTGAAACGGTCCGCATCAGCGTGAAGCCGGAAGACCAGCCGGTCCGCCGCCGCTGA
- a CDS encoding bifunctional phosphopantothenoylcysteine decarboxylase/phosphopantothenate synthase, which produces MARVLLVVGGGIAAYKSCELVRLIRKGGGEVTCVVTEGGQQFVTPMALAALSENQVYTSLWDLKNEAEMGHIQLSREADLVVVCPATADMLAKMAAGIADDLATTLILATDKPVMAVPAMNVRMWQHEATQRNVGWLRQAGVDVIDPDEGAMACGEYGPGRLPEPEMIWLSIAEKLGLNPGDAGPADIAALQSEALEPESFEEADEHYDEEPEERRRSGLGGLLASIIPRSVPRKIEPEEVAYQDYNGPDEEEEDLPPVEEEDIPFNPDAGGGLLASKGVAKAAPPTDPQEIARQLGLDRAAPEPMEGEAEGAFASVHQAPPADPLAGQPAFEIDPEHRPLFDRHVLITAGPTWEPIDPVRYIANRSSGRQGYAIAAAAAALGARVTLVSGPVHLQTPPGVDRIDVESAEEMAREVKAALPADAAVMVAAVADWRPKDYTGHKIKKRGAAPPALMLTENPDILTSVAASPQRPKLVVGFAAETDDLIQNAQKKRKSKTADWIVANDVSGDVMGGDNNTVRLVSEDGVEEWDTMPKEEVALALAERIADALDERDARDD; this is translated from the coding sequence GTGACCTGCGTGGTGACGGAAGGCGGGCAGCAGTTCGTCACCCCCATGGCGCTCGCCGCGCTCAGCGAAAACCAGGTCTATACCTCGCTGTGGGACCTCAAGAACGAGGCCGAGATGGGCCACATCCAGCTGAGCCGCGAGGCCGACCTGGTCGTCGTCTGCCCGGCCACTGCCGACATGCTCGCCAAGATGGCGGCCGGCATTGCCGACGATCTTGCGACCACGCTGATCCTCGCGACCGACAAGCCCGTGATGGCCGTGCCCGCAATGAACGTGCGCATGTGGCAGCACGAAGCGACGCAGCGCAACGTCGGCTGGTTGCGGCAAGCCGGCGTCGACGTGATCGACCCCGACGAAGGCGCGATGGCTTGCGGCGAATACGGCCCCGGCCGGCTGCCGGAGCCGGAGATGATCTGGCTCTCCATCGCGGAAAAGCTGGGCCTCAACCCCGGCGATGCTGGCCCGGCGGATATCGCCGCCTTGCAGAGCGAGGCGCTGGAGCCGGAAAGCTTCGAGGAAGCTGACGAGCATTACGACGAGGAGCCCGAAGAACGGCGCCGCAGCGGGCTCGGCGGCCTGCTTGCCTCGATCATCCCGCGCTCGGTCCCCCGCAAGATCGAGCCGGAGGAAGTCGCATACCAGGATTACAACGGCCCCGACGAGGAGGAGGAAGATCTCCCGCCCGTCGAGGAAGAGGACATTCCCTTCAACCCCGACGCGGGCGGAGGCCTGCTTGCCAGCAAGGGCGTGGCCAAGGCCGCCCCGCCGACCGACCCCCAGGAAATTGCGAGACAGCTTGGCTTGGACCGCGCCGCGCCAGAGCCGATGGAAGGCGAGGCGGAGGGTGCCTTTGCGTCGGTCCACCAAGCGCCGCCTGCCGATCCCCTGGCCGGGCAGCCCGCCTTCGAGATCGATCCCGAGCATCGCCCGCTGTTCGACCGGCACGTGCTGATTACCGCCGGCCCGACGTGGGAGCCGATCGACCCGGTGCGTTATATCGCCAACCGGTCTTCGGGACGGCAAGGCTATGCCATCGCCGCCGCGGCCGCCGCGCTCGGCGCGCGGGTTACGCTGGTCTCCGGCCCGGTGCACCTTCAGACCCCGCCGGGCGTCGACCGGATCGATGTCGAATCCGCCGAGGAAATGGCGCGCGAGGTAAAGGCGGCACTGCCGGCCGATGCCGCGGTCATGGTGGCCGCCGTCGCCGACTGGCGGCCGAAGGATTACACCGGCCACAAGATAAAGAAGCGCGGCGCCGCGCCGCCCGCGCTGATGCTCACCGAAAATCCCGACATCCTGACGTCCGTCGCGGCCAGCCCGCAGCGGCCGAAGCTGGTCGTGGGCTTCGCTGCCGAAACCGACGACCTGATCCAGAACGCGCAGAAGAAGCGCAAGAGCAAGACGGCCGACTGGATCGTCGCCAACGATGTTTCGGGCGACGTCATGGGCGGCGACAACAACACCGTGCGCCTCGTCAGCGAAGACGGCGTGGAGGAATGGGACACGATGCCCAAGGAAGAGGTCGCGCTGGCGCTGGCCGAACGGATTGCCGACGCGCTCGACGAACGGGACGCGCGCGATGACTGA
- the dut gene encoding dUTP diphosphatase translates to MTDVPVRVKRLPHGGGLDLPTYETDGAAGMDVVSAETVTIAPGSRHAVATGFAMAIPVGYEIQVRPRSGLALKHGISVPNTPGTIDSDYRGEVKVLLINHGDATFAIERGDRVAQLVIAPVTRASFAEVEELDDTARGTAGFGSTGV, encoded by the coding sequence ATGACTGACGTGCCTGTCCGGGTCAAACGCCTGCCGCACGGCGGCGGCCTCGACCTGCCGACTTACGAAACCGACGGTGCGGCGGGCATGGACGTGGTGAGCGCGGAGACAGTCACCATCGCGCCGGGATCGCGCCATGCCGTGGCGACGGGCTTCGCTATGGCCATCCCCGTAGGATATGAAATACAGGTGCGCCCCCGCAGTGGGCTGGCGCTGAAACACGGCATCAGCGTGCCGAACACGCCGGGCACGATCGATTCCGACTATCGCGGCGAAGTGAAAGTGCTGTTGATCAACCACGGCGACGCGACGTTTGCGATCGAGCGCGGCGACCGCGTGGCGCAGCTGGTCATCGCGCCCGTCACCCGCGCCAGCTTTGCCGAGGTCGAGGAGCTGGACGACACCGCGCGCGGCACCGCCGGCTTCGGCTCGACCGGCGTCTGA